A single Maridesulfovibrio frigidus DSM 17176 DNA region contains:
- a CDS encoding CheR family methyltransferase: MSSLFSKTISLRKELKISELEFTQLRDFIYDQAGIFIAGNRKYLLENRLANRLKELNLKNFGEYYYYLQYDSGKKVELNKLFEVITTNETSFYRNPPQLKVFQTKVLPEVFDTLRKKRKKRLRIWSAGCSTGEEPYTLAMIISEVLGSELKSWDIKITANDLSERVLKSARKGVYNEYSLRTTPKEIVRKYFDQDEKDYKVKAATKQLVSFGQINLSDRVQVKRVERSEIVFCRNVIIYFDEAMKKKVINAYYDNLVPGGFLVIGHSESLHNITRAFKPVHHPGAIIYQKLE; encoded by the coding sequence ATGTCTTCTCTGTTTTCAAAGACTATTTCGCTCCGCAAAGAGCTGAAAATTTCAGAACTGGAATTTACCCAGTTACGAGATTTTATATATGATCAAGCTGGTATTTTTATAGCAGGTAATCGTAAGTATCTTCTTGAGAATCGCCTTGCCAATCGTTTGAAAGAGTTAAATTTAAAGAATTTTGGTGAGTATTATTATTACCTGCAATATGATTCAGGTAAGAAGGTGGAGCTGAACAAACTTTTCGAAGTTATCACAACTAACGAGACTAGTTTCTACAGAAATCCTCCACAGCTTAAGGTCTTTCAAACTAAGGTTTTGCCTGAAGTATTTGATACTCTTCGCAAGAAAAGAAAGAAACGTCTTCGTATCTGGTCGGCAGGTTGTTCGACGGGAGAGGAGCCGTATACTCTTGCTATGATCATCAGTGAAGTGCTTGGGTCTGAACTCAAAAGCTGGGATATAAAAATTACGGCTAATGATTTGTCTGAGCGGGTCCTGAAGTCAGCGCGTAAGGGTGTTTATAATGAGTATTCTCTGAGGACAACTCCAAAGGAAATTGTTCGTAAGTATTTTGATCAGGATGAAAAAGATTATAAAGTAAAAGCTGCGACTAAGCAGTTGGTTTCTTTTGGACAAATTAATCTAAGCGATAGAGTTCAGGTTAAGCGTGTAGAGAGATCTGAGATAGTTTTTTGTCGTAATGTCATCATTTACTTCGATGAAGCTATGAAGAAAAAAGTTATAAATGCTTATTATGATAATCTAGTTCCTGGCGGATTTTTGGTTATCGGGCATTCAGAGTCTTTGCATAATATTACAAGGGCTTTTAAGCCTGTGCATCATCCTGGTGCGATTATTTATCAAAAGTTGGAATAA
- a CDS encoding ParA family protein — MENDTSGNLLGETVNYAKVIAIANQKGGVGKTTTALTLGEALTRLGKKVLVIDLDPHANASVHLSFFPETVSMTAHNLFFDDADFETLWLQIVQKRATVGFDFVPASIRLSELENDLKDRKNKGMVLSGALAWITDQYDYVLIDCPPHVGVLLVNAIVASDLVLIPIQTDFLALYGIRLLFDTIKVLNKVLPRPVKFKALPTMYDGRAGACRKILNLIRRKLQDRVFSTVVHMDTKFREACASGRVIFSIDEKSRGALEYMQLAREIIRNEDA, encoded by the coding sequence ATGGAAAATGATACATCAGGAAACCTGCTAGGTGAAACTGTCAATTATGCAAAGGTTATAGCCATTGCAAACCAGAAGGGAGGAGTAGGCAAAACAACTACAGCTTTGACTTTGGGGGAAGCTCTTACCCGCCTTGGTAAAAAGGTGTTGGTTATTGATCTGGATCCTCATGCAAATGCTTCTGTTCATTTGTCGTTTTTCCCGGAAACAGTGAGTATGACCGCTCACAATCTGTTCTTTGATGATGCTGACTTTGAAACGCTCTGGCTGCAGATAGTCCAGAAAAGAGCTACTGTAGGATTCGACTTTGTTCCTGCAAGCATACGGCTTTCTGAATTAGAAAATGATCTTAAAGATAGAAAGAATAAAGGGATGGTTTTATCCGGGGCTCTTGCCTGGATAACTGATCAATACGACTATGTCTTGATTGACTGTCCGCCACATGTCGGGGTACTTTTGGTTAACGCCATTGTAGCTTCGGATTTGGTTCTTATTCCCATTCAGACAGACTTTCTGGCTCTTTATGGAATTAGATTGTTGTTTGACACGATTAAAGTTTTAAATAAGGTTTTACCTCGTCCTGTTAAGTTTAAAGCATTACCGACGATGTATGATGGTAGGGCCGGTGCGTGTCGCAAAATTTTGAATCTCATTCGCCGGAAGCTTCAAGATCGGGTTTTTAGCACAGTCGTGCATATGGATACGAAATTTAGAGAGGCATGCGCCAGTGGAAGGGTCATATTTTCAATTGATGAAAAGTCCCGAGGCGCGTTGGAATACATGCAACTGGCGAGAGAGATTATAAGAAATGAAGACGCCTGA
- a CDS encoding chemotaxis protein CheW produces MKTPEEYFVENVNLPGEEQQKDNYTDAESAFMDKYIGIGSSDILNEIERVDPRGDSSLPGFMPAPDMDDFGGEGSAENFEERLKDDDEVQLVSFVVGEREYALPIVVIQEVVKKVSVTLLPSAPAYMQGIINLRGRVTPVLDLRHLLHKGIGSSDKFVVVCRHKGLQVGLAISAVQTMYRADKSELVWGVESEIGVSADFLIGLYKSGEKLVSILSVDRLVEQILKSEGERNA; encoded by the coding sequence ATGAAGACGCCTGAAGAATATTTCGTAGAAAATGTGAATTTGCCTGGCGAAGAGCAGCAAAAGGACAATTACACTGATGCTGAATCCGCATTCATGGATAAGTACATTGGCATTGGGAGTTCTGATATTCTCAATGAAATTGAAAGAGTAGATCCGCGTGGAGACTCTAGCTTGCCCGGATTTATGCCAGCTCCTGATATGGATGATTTTGGCGGAGAGGGAAGCGCTGAAAATTTCGAAGAGCGGCTTAAGGACGATGATGAAGTTCAGCTTGTGAGTTTTGTTGTGGGTGAGCGAGAATATGCGCTTCCCATAGTTGTAATTCAGGAAGTTGTGAAAAAAGTGTCTGTAACGCTGCTGCCCTCTGCTCCAGCGTATATGCAGGGTATCATTAATCTTAGGGGTAGAGTTACTCCTGTTTTGGATTTGAGACATCTTTTGCATAAAGGTATCGGGTCATCCGATAAATTCGTAGTGGTGTGTCGTCACAAGGGATTACAGGTTGGGTTAGCCATCAGCGCAGTTCAGACAATGTACCGTGCAGATAAAAGTGAATTGGTTTGGGGAGTGGAATCAGAGATCGGAGTTAGTGCCGATTTCTTGATTGGATTATATAAATCCGGAGAGAAATTGGTCAGTATTCTTTCCGTTGATCGGCTCGTAGAACAAATTTTAAAGAGCGAAGGTGAAAGAAATGCCTAA
- a CDS encoding response regulator has translation MPKHILIVDDSKTVRNLVAFIMKKEGFKVSTAEDGLDGLEKLYSLDKVDLIISDVNMPRMDGFTYIKTVREQDAYKDIPIIVLSTEGQEKDIQTGLNLGANLYMVKPAQPEKMVKNIKMLLG, from the coding sequence ATGCCTAAACATATTCTGATTGTGGACGATTCAAAGACTGTAAGGAACCTTGTTGCCTTCATTATGAAGAAAGAAGGATTCAAAGTGAGCACCGCAGAAGATGGTTTGGATGGTCTTGAAAAACTCTATAGTCTTGACAAGGTCGACCTGATAATTTCTGACGTTAATATGCCTAGAATGGACGGGTTTACTTACATCAAGACCGTTCGTGAGCAAGATGCATACAAGGATATTCCTATTATTGTCCTCTCTACGGAAGGGCAGGAAAAAGATATACAGACCGGGCTTAATTTAGGAGCTAATCTTTATATGGTTAAACCTGCACAGCCTGAAAAAATGGTCAAAAATATCAAGATGCTCCTTGGTTAG
- a CDS encoding chemotaxis protein CheA, whose amino-acid sequence MSQDFLDPEIFADFIIEAKEHLETIEPNLLELENNPDNLDILNEIFRPMHSLKGASGFLGLNTINGLAHKAENVLDELRKGEISVTSEIMDVILLATDDLRQLIDNLHESGSEGEVETSIVIGRIEAIMAGETLEPEIAVESSEEVEPELELEPEVEEAEPVLDVVDDFEEHELPEVEMVQEPNSPESSDRKQSYQFVAIVNTEEEPYKLTTVGEGHLADFLEEAHEIIENLTRGLLELEQDPEGDEELINDIFRFFHNLKGNSGIIGFRELNSLTHEAETLLNKVRKGEAKATHIMIDLLLAVVDGIESLIAHVTPSTGEVQPLDIAQLVVPLQDAVERGEVIPVQGSPAEAEAEAEAEPEQAKAEVEEEVENGAAEDGLDPEDIAIFEQTVHQQLDNISLALTTLGEDSSQKDYIDGLFRSLVSIQNSAGYMGFDDLKEYGERTAGLVDQARSTDMDFGLMLDLLRQECGIITEMIVAAVAELNGGDGADAKPEAEVKVAPKVKENIKPALRVEPKPAPKPKAEAAPDPKPKAEAKPKAEPKPKAEEKPAPKPVAKPAPKPAPKPAGGSSAPKTTKPKAMTTIRVDHQKLDHLMNLIGELIISRGRYTMLARGLEEGHLEVPVVAQQLTETTYALSRISDDLQDTIMKVRMVAVQTVFSRFPRLVRDLSRKSNKRVELITEGEDTELDKSVVEEIGDPLVHLIRNSVDHGLEPEEERIANGKTPEGHVWLRAYHKGNSVAIEVEDDGRGIDPEKMRNIAVKKGVISADEARNLDDREAIELIFAPGFSSAEKVTDISGRGVGMDVVRNNIKDLKGSVHITSEVGKGSKFTLTLPLTLAIIDALMVQVNGANYAIPLDAVSETTKIEAERLTEVNNRKVVTLRGEVLGIAELAELLDQPVSDPDRDVLPVVIIHDNVRRLGLVVDKLLERQEIVIKPLGQFLNRFDLKGVSGATIMGDGSVVLILDPHEVYSMATVKGSMQP is encoded by the coding sequence ATGAGCCAGGATTTTTTGGATCCTGAAATATTTGCGGATTTCATAATCGAAGCAAAAGAACATCTGGAAACGATTGAGCCCAATTTACTTGAGCTTGAAAATAATCCAGATAATCTGGATATTCTTAATGAAATTTTCAGACCAATGCACTCTCTCAAGGGAGCGTCAGGTTTTCTTGGTCTGAATACTATCAATGGACTTGCGCATAAAGCAGAAAATGTTCTTGATGAACTCAGAAAAGGCGAGATTTCTGTTACTTCTGAAATCATGGATGTTATTCTGCTTGCAACTGACGATTTACGTCAGCTCATTGATAATTTGCATGAGAGCGGTTCTGAAGGAGAAGTAGAAACTTCAATTGTTATCGGACGGATCGAAGCTATTATGGCGGGTGAGACGCTTGAACCTGAAATAGCAGTAGAATCCTCCGAAGAAGTTGAGCCTGAACTAGAACTTGAACCAGAAGTAGAAGAAGCCGAACCTGTTCTGGATGTGGTTGATGATTTTGAAGAACATGAATTGCCGGAGGTCGAAATGGTGCAGGAACCTAATAGTCCCGAATCTTCTGACCGTAAGCAATCGTATCAGTTTGTTGCTATTGTAAATACTGAGGAAGAGCCATATAAGCTCACCACTGTAGGAGAAGGCCATCTCGCTGATTTTCTTGAGGAAGCTCATGAAATAATAGAGAACCTGACAAGAGGTTTGCTCGAACTCGAGCAAGATCCAGAAGGTGATGAAGAGCTTATTAATGATATTTTTAGATTTTTCCACAACCTGAAAGGTAATAGTGGCATTATTGGATTTCGCGAGCTCAATTCGCTTACCCATGAAGCAGAAACTCTGCTGAATAAGGTTCGCAAGGGCGAAGCCAAAGCTACTCACATCATGATTGATTTGCTTCTTGCTGTCGTGGATGGCATCGAATCTCTTATTGCGCATGTGACTCCGTCTACCGGAGAAGTTCAGCCTCTTGATATTGCACAGCTTGTAGTTCCACTTCAGGATGCTGTTGAAAGAGGAGAGGTCATTCCTGTCCAGGGTAGTCCCGCTGAAGCTGAAGCTGAAGCCGAAGCGGAACCTGAGCAAGCAAAAGCTGAAGTTGAAGAAGAAGTTGAAAATGGTGCTGCCGAAGATGGGCTTGACCCTGAGGATATAGCCATTTTTGAACAGACAGTTCACCAGCAGCTTGATAATATTAGTTTGGCTCTTACTACTCTTGGTGAAGATTCATCCCAGAAAGATTACATAGACGGTTTATTCAGAAGCCTTGTTTCAATTCAGAATTCCGCCGGATATATGGGGTTTGACGATCTCAAAGAATATGGTGAGCGTACTGCTGGTCTTGTAGATCAGGCCCGCTCGACGGATATGGATTTTGGCTTGATGTTAGATCTTTTACGTCAGGAATGTGGCATCATTACAGAAATGATTGTTGCTGCTGTCGCCGAGCTTAATGGCGGAGATGGAGCTGATGCTAAGCCGGAAGCAGAAGTAAAGGTGGCCCCTAAGGTCAAAGAAAATATTAAACCTGCACTAAGGGTTGAACCTAAACCTGCTCCTAAGCCAAAGGCTGAAGCAGCGCCGGATCCTAAGCCAAAGGCCGAAGCGAAACCTAAAGCAGAGCCTAAGCCTAAAGCCGAAGAGAAACCGGCGCCTAAGCCCGTAGCAAAGCCTGCGCCAAAGCCCGCTCCTAAACCTGCGGGAGGCTCGTCAGCTCCTAAGACTACGAAGCCAAAGGCTATGACAACCATCAGAGTTGATCATCAAAAACTTGATCACTTGATGAATTTGATCGGCGAGCTGATTATCAGTCGCGGTAGATATACTATGCTTGCTCGTGGACTGGAGGAAGGACACTTAGAAGTACCTGTAGTCGCACAGCAGCTGACAGAAACAACATATGCTCTGTCCAGAATTTCTGATGATCTTCAAGATACGATCATGAAAGTCAGAATGGTGGCAGTTCAGACTGTTTTCTCAAGATTTCCAAGGTTGGTTCGTGATCTCAGTCGCAAAAGTAATAAGCGAGTTGAGTTGATTACTGAAGGCGAAGATACTGAACTTGATAAGAGTGTTGTCGAAGAAATCGGCGATCCGCTAGTTCATTTAATTCGAAATTCAGTTGACCACGGACTTGAGCCGGAAGAAGAAAGGATCGCAAACGGTAAAACTCCTGAGGGGCATGTTTGGTTACGTGCCTATCATAAGGGTAACTCTGTTGCGATTGAAGTCGAGGATGATGGACGCGGTATTGATCCTGAAAAGATGCGCAATATAGCTGTGAAGAAAGGCGTTATTTCTGCAGATGAAGCAAGAAACCTAGATGATCGCGAAGCTATTGAGCTCATCTTTGCACCGGGATTCTCGTCTGCTGAAAAGGTTACTGATATTTCCGGCCGAGGTGTCGGAATGGATGTTGTTCGTAACAACATCAAGGACCTTAAAGGTAGCGTGCACATTACCTCGGAAGTTGGGAAGGGGTCTAAGTTTACCCTTACTCTGCCTCTGACTCTTGCTATTATTGATGCTCTGATGGTTCAAGTTAATGGCGCTAACTACGCTATTCCGCTTGATGCTGTTTCCGAGACTACGAAGATTGAAGCTGAAAGACTGACAGAAGTTAATAACCGTAAGGTTGTAACTTTACGCGGAGAAGTTCTTGGTATTGCCGAGCTTGCCGAATTGCTTGACCAGCCTGTAAGTGATCCTGACCGGGATGTGCTGCCTGTTGTTATTATTCATGACAATGTCCGCAGATTGGGACTTGTGGTAGATAAGCTTCTAGAACGTCAGGAGATCGTAATTAAGCCTCTCGGACAGTTCCTTAATAGGTTTGACTTGAAGGGCGTGTCTGGTGCAACCATCATGGGAGACGGTAGTGTAGTGCTTATCCTTGATCCTCATGAGGTCTACAGCATGGCTACTGTTAAAGGATCTATGCAGCCATAA
- the ybgF gene encoding tol-pal system protein YbgF, protein MRYFYILPVLILILSVSGCFSGKQPEEPAFGGSEEWRLKSLEENFLNFKEGMHTQKDLIDSNYQQTRSDVDLIQERLTKLDNSITELKVAQQKIIATQAELPVVAVPVPVPVVEEVVSSSDEEKPWMNVPGEKVEEVAVVVPVAAPKSSGNVENLYKEGVNFVMNDAPLKGRKLLLNFLKKSPANKLAPNALYWIGETYYSEKNFAQSILKFKEVSRRFPKANKVPDSMLKIGLAYDKLGDKENAIFYLQTLLDEYPKSSSAKIATSRLRELEG, encoded by the coding sequence ATGAGATATTTCTATATTCTTCCAGTGCTTATACTTATACTATCCGTCAGTGGATGTTTTTCTGGCAAACAGCCTGAGGAGCCTGCATTTGGGGGAAGTGAAGAGTGGCGGTTAAAAAGTCTAGAAGAAAATTTTTTGAATTTTAAAGAAGGCATGCATACTCAAAAGGATCTAATCGATAGTAACTATCAGCAGACAAGGTCTGATGTTGATCTGATTCAAGAACGGCTGACCAAGCTTGATAATTCAATTACTGAATTAAAAGTGGCGCAGCAGAAAATTATTGCTACGCAAGCGGAACTCCCCGTTGTTGCCGTACCAGTTCCGGTGCCTGTTGTTGAGGAAGTTGTCAGTTCCAGCGATGAAGAAAAGCCCTGGATGAATGTTCCGGGTGAGAAGGTTGAAGAGGTTGCAGTCGTTGTGCCGGTTGCAGCTCCAAAGTCTTCCGGAAACGTTGAGAATTTATATAAAGAGGGTGTCAATTTTGTTATGAACGATGCGCCTCTTAAGGGGCGTAAGTTATTACTTAATTTTTTGAAGAAGAGCCCTGCGAACAAGCTCGCTCCTAATGCTTTGTACTGGATAGGTGAAACTTACTATTCAGAGAAAAATTTTGCCCAGTCTATTTTGAAATTTAAAGAAGTGAGTAGGCGCTTTCCTAAAGCAAACAAGGTGCCGGATTCAATGCTTAAAATAGGTCTTGCTTATGACAAGCTTGGTGACAAAGAAAACGCTATTTTCTATCTTCAAACCTTGCTTGATGAGTATCCAAAGTCTTCCTCTGCTAAGATTGCCACATCTAGGCTCCGCGAGCTTGAGGGTTAA
- the dprA gene encoding DNA-processing protein DprA yields MDNLGSQFNLKEEYFACLALRFTPGLGPKSWARILNHYLSAYDALKDSSNWAELRFCHEKVAKSAKDEIWRRSAEKEFKEVMRLRFGVLPWTHPNFPASLKEISDPPTYLYYYGDPSLLRNAGVAVVGSRKSSNLGLEYARRFSRELSAKGITVISGFARGIDACAHKEALKEIGSSIAVLGTGLDVDDYPSNSRDLRDNLIESGLIVSELSPGTRPYSNNFPFRNRIISGLSSGVLVVEANVKSGSLITARLAAEQGREVMALPGPLGSSNFAGCLKLIKEGAALVESVDDVLLNIGHSLAVDLESKVEIPPERILPRKNLRSIKNTRAENNTVAQSESATFVLDVDKLDPSEVDIARVLEAEGKLHLDEIARKSGVEVAITGAVLLGMEMKGIVVHFPGMYYDLKRN; encoded by the coding sequence TTGGACAATTTAGGCTCGCAGTTTAATCTCAAAGAAGAGTACTTTGCTTGTCTCGCTTTGAGGTTCACGCCCGGTCTAGGCCCGAAATCATGGGCACGCATACTAAATCATTATTTAAGTGCCTATGATGCCTTAAAAGATTCTTCCAATTGGGCGGAATTGAGATTTTGTCATGAAAAGGTAGCAAAGTCAGCTAAAGATGAGATCTGGCGCCGATCTGCCGAAAAGGAATTCAAAGAGGTTATGAGGCTCCGTTTTGGAGTTCTGCCTTGGACGCATCCCAATTTTCCTGCATCTCTGAAAGAAATATCTGACCCTCCCACTTATCTATATTATTATGGAGATCCGTCTCTACTTCGAAATGCTGGAGTTGCTGTTGTCGGATCCCGTAAGAGCAGTAATCTGGGACTGGAATATGCTAGAAGGTTTTCCCGCGAGCTATCCGCTAAAGGGATCACAGTTATTTCCGGTTTTGCCAGAGGGATTGACGCTTGCGCCCATAAAGAGGCGTTGAAAGAGATAGGTTCATCGATTGCGGTTCTCGGTACTGGGCTTGATGTGGACGATTATCCTTCAAACAGCCGTGACCTTAGAGACAATTTAATAGAGAGCGGGTTGATAGTTTCGGAATTGTCGCCCGGTACTAGACCTTATTCTAACAATTTTCCATTTCGTAACCGCATAATCAGTGGGCTTAGTTCCGGCGTGCTGGTGGTCGAAGCAAATGTCAAAAGCGGAAGTTTGATAACTGCCAGACTCGCTGCTGAGCAGGGGCGCGAAGTTATGGCTCTTCCGGGTCCTCTAGGAAGCAGTAATTTTGCGGGTTGTCTTAAGTTAATTAAAGAGGGCGCCGCTCTTGTCGAAAGTGTAGATGATGTTTTATTGAATATTGGTCATTCACTGGCTGTTGATCTTGAAAGTAAGGTTGAAATTCCACCTGAACGGATTTTGCCGCGAAAGAATTTACGCAGTATAAAGAATACAAGAGCAGAAAATAATACTGTTGCCCAGTCTGAAAGTGCTACTTTTGTTCTGGATGTAGATAAACTTGACCCTTCCGAAGTTGATATTGCGCGAGTTCTTGAAGCTGAAGGTAAGCTTCATCTTGACGAAATTGCACGGAAATCAGGAGTTGAAGTGGCTATTACCGGGGCTGTTCTTCTCGGGATGGAAATGAAGGGAATCGTTGTGCACTTTCCCGGCATGTACTATGATCTTAAGCGGAACTGA
- a CDS encoding HDOD domain-containing protein — protein sequence MSDQDLKTSVKGQILSISDLPTLPSVLDEVTKLVDDPNSSTEQVAKVISKDQVLSAKVLKMVNSPIYGFPGRITTIQHALVLLGLNVIKGIIISTSVFDMIQKAMSGLWEHSLGCALASGAIAKAAGFEDPEEFTVAGLLHDLGKVVTAVQLPELNEAVIMTVKDKDLCYYDAEKVVLGFGHDRINAWLARHWNLPPNVREAMTFHHHPDRAQFYQQTAAVVHVGDFIVRLFEYGNGGDDQISYFKPAAMKILKLKMKDLEPVMDELSDQFVEISGLTF from the coding sequence ATGTCTGATCAGGATCTAAAAACCAGCGTAAAAGGTCAAATTCTTTCTATTTCAGATCTGCCTACTTTGCCATCTGTACTTGACGAAGTAACTAAGCTTGTTGATGACCCCAATTCTTCTACCGAGCAGGTTGCTAAAGTTATTTCGAAGGATCAGGTTCTGTCGGCCAAAGTTTTGAAAATGGTAAACTCCCCTATCTACGGTTTTCCTGGACGCATTACTACTATTCAGCATGCTCTGGTTTTGCTGGGTCTTAATGTCATTAAGGGAATTATTATTTCCACCTCCGTCTTTGATATGATTCAGAAAGCTATGTCAGGACTTTGGGAGCACAGTCTTGGTTGCGCGCTGGCTAGTGGTGCAATTGCGAAGGCTGCTGGGTTTGAAGATCCTGAAGAATTTACTGTTGCAGGGCTTCTGCATGATCTTGGAAAGGTTGTGACAGCAGTTCAGTTGCCTGAGCTTAATGAAGCTGTCATTATGACTGTTAAAGATAAGGATCTTTGTTACTATGATGCGGAAAAAGTAGTACTGGGTTTTGGTCATGACCGCATTAATGCGTGGCTTGCACGCCACTGGAACTTACCTCCTAATGTCAGAGAAGCAATGACATTTCACCATCATCCGGACAGAGCTCAATTTTATCAGCAGACCGCGGCTGTTGTTCATGTTGGCGATTTTATAGTTCGTCTATTTGAATATGGTAATGGTGGCGATGATCAGATTTCATATTTCAAGCCGGCTGCCATGAAAATTCTAAAACTAAAGATGAAAGACCTCGAGCCTGTTATGGATGAGTTGTCTGATCAGTTTGTGGAAATATCAGGACTCACTTTCTAG
- a CDS encoding GGDEF domain-containing response regulator — protein MDKNNDHGLLGLTKQRAILVSPDDSLKELLMSIWPEDVIRFEFYTKAKGAIEEIFNNPPDLLIVDNRVTDITAAEMARLVKSENVYRQLPVVICFDESDLAKPWDWNEIEVDDFLIRPFFMPVVRDRINLTLCRALRALDANPLSKLPGNTSIIQRIQSLIDRKQDFALAYCDLDYFKSFNDKYGFSRGDEVLNMTARIIVNTVKSFAGEQSFVGHVGGDDYVVITSPDIVEEACKGIIFSFDGIVPNFYDIEDRKRKSIVSVDRQGVTQTFPLMAISIAVVFNIGGKIKHFGEVSAIAMGLKKKAKENPKSNYVLDRRTP, from the coding sequence ATGGACAAGAATAATGATCACGGCCTGTTGGGGCTGACAAAACAACGAGCTATTCTGGTTTCTCCGGACGATAGTCTTAAAGAACTTTTAATGAGTATATGGCCTGAAGATGTCATTCGTTTTGAGTTTTATACTAAGGCGAAAGGGGCCATTGAAGAGATTTTCAATAACCCTCCTGATTTGCTTATAGTTGATAACAGAGTGACGGATATTACTGCTGCAGAGATGGCCCGACTTGTTAAAAGTGAAAATGTCTACCGCCAGCTTCCCGTTGTAATCTGCTTTGATGAAAGCGACCTGGCTAAGCCGTGGGATTGGAACGAAATCGAAGTTGACGACTTCCTCATTCGTCCGTTTTTTATGCCTGTTGTTCGAGACAGAATCAATTTGACCTTGTGTCGCGCTCTGCGTGCCCTTGATGCAAATCCGCTATCCAAGCTTCCTGGAAATACTTCTATTATTCAGCGCATTCAATCGCTTATTGATCGCAAGCAAGACTTTGCCTTAGCCTACTGCGATTTGGACTATTTCAAGTCCTTCAACGATAAATACGGTTTTTCGCGCGGTGATGAAGTTTTGAATATGACAGCGCGCATTATCGTTAATACAGTTAAGAGTTTTGCCGGAGAGCAGTCTTTTGTTGGTCATGTCGGCGGGGATGATTATGTCGTAATAACTTCTCCAGATATCGTTGAAGAGGCCTGTAAAGGAATTATTTTTTCATTTGATGGCATAGTACCCAATTTTTACGATATTGAAGATCGCAAAAGAAAGTCCATTGTTTCTGTCGATAGGCAGGGCGTGACGCAAACTTTTCCGCTTATGGCTATTTCTATTGCGGTTGTTTTCAACATCGGTGGCAAAATAAAGCATTTTGGTGAAGTTTCTGCAATTGCTATGGGTCTTAAGAAAAAAGCTAAGGAAAATCCAAAGAGTAATTATGTCCTCGACCGTCGGACCCCATAA
- the xerC gene encoding tyrosine recombinase XerC, which produces MSSTVGPHKDLPEPVQTFLIHMDAEKGCSKATLCSYEKDLAQFEDFLNTRSSSLASTCEITTDHVRGFLAKLHARRLAKSTLSRKLSSLRSFFKYLTRHRVISSDPMVGIRNPKQEVRQPRSLNVDQAVSLLDSKCGVEPEDKRDQALAEIMYGSGLRVSEAISLSLYDVDTSSGIVRVVGKGNKERISPLSDSAREVLDAYIAVRGELGPALDENALFVGNRGGRINRRQVNRILARMGEEAGIHNGVHPHMLRHSFASHMLQSGADMRSVQELLGHENLSTTQRYTHLNFQHIMNVYDKAHPLSDVGAVKKDTDDGKLSNNDEDKFLKF; this is translated from the coding sequence ATGTCCTCGACCGTCGGACCCCATAAGGACTTACCAGAACCAGTTCAAACGTTTCTCATTCATATGGATGCTGAGAAAGGTTGTTCTAAGGCTACATTGTGCTCTTATGAAAAGGATTTAGCTCAGTTTGAAGATTTTTTAAATACCCGTTCTTCTTCTTTGGCAAGTACATGTGAAATTACTACCGATCATGTTCGTGGTTTCCTGGCAAAATTGCATGCACGCCGATTAGCTAAAAGTACACTTTCGCGGAAATTATCCTCCCTACGATCTTTTTTTAAGTACCTGACTAGACATCGGGTTATTTCAAGCGATCCGATGGTAGGTATACGGAATCCTAAGCAGGAAGTTCGGCAACCGCGATCATTAAATGTTGATCAGGCTGTTAGTTTGCTTGACTCTAAATGTGGCGTGGAGCCGGAAGATAAAAGAGATCAGGCCCTGGCTGAAATTATGTACGGATCTGGTTTACGCGTTAGTGAGGCTATCTCTTTAAGTCTCTACGATGTGGATACTTCTTCGGGCATTGTCCGTGTTGTTGGTAAAGGGAATAAGGAGAGGATTTCTCCCTTAAGTGATTCCGCCCGTGAAGTGCTTGATGCATATATTGCCGTAAGGGGGGAACTCGGGCCGGCCCTTGATGAGAACGCTCTTTTTGTCGGTAACCGGGGCGGGCGCATTAATCGCCGGCAGGTAAACCGAATTCTTGCTCGTATGGGTGAAGAGGCTGGGATACATAACGGAGTGCATCCGCATATGCTTAGGCACAGTTTTGCTTCGCATATGCTTCAGTCAGGTGCTGATATGCGGTCAGTGCAAGAGTTACTCGGGCATGAAAATCTTTCTACCACTCAAAGATACACTCATTTAAACTTTCAGCACATAATGAATGTCTACGATAAAGCTCATCCTTTGTCTGATGTCGGTGCTGTTAAAAAAGATACAGATGATGGAAAATTGTCAAATAATGATGAAGATAAATTTCTAAAATTTTAA